A window of Bos taurus isolate L1 Dominette 01449 registration number 42190680 breed Hereford chromosome 8, ARS-UCD2.0, whole genome shotgun sequence contains these coding sequences:
- the RHOBTB2 gene encoding rho-related BTB domain-containing protein 2 (The RefSeq protein has 2 substitutions compared to this genomic sequence), which yields MDSDMDYERPNVETIKCVVVGDNAVGKTRLICARACNATLTQYQLLATHVPTVWAIDQYRVCQEVLERSRDVVDDVSVSLRLWDTFGDHHKDRRFAYGRSDVVVLCFSIANPNSLHHVKTMWYPEIKHFCPRAPVILVGCQLDLRYADLDAVNRARRPLARPIKPNEILPPEKGREVAKELGIPYYETSVVAQFGIKDVFDNAIRAALISRRHLQFWKSHLRNVQRPLLQAPFLPPKPPPPLIVVPDPPSSSEECPAHLLEDPLCADVILVLQERVRIFAHKIYLSTSSSKFYDLFLMDLSEGELGGPSGSGGPRSEDHRGHPDQHHHHHHHHHHHGRDFLLRAASFDVCESVEEGGGSGPVGLRASTSDGILRGNGTGYLPGRGRVLSSWSRAFVSIQEEMTEDPLTYKSRLMVVVKMDNSIQPGPFRAVLKYLYTGELDENERDLMHIAHIAELLEVFDLRMMVANILNNEAFMNQEITKAFHVRRTNRVKECLAKGTFSDVTFILDDGTISAHKPLLISSCDWMAAMFGGPFVESSTREVVFPYTSKSCMRAVLEYLYTGMFTSSPDLDDMKLIILANRLCLPHLVALTEQYTVTGLMEATQMMVDIDGDVLVFLELAQFHCAYQLADWCLHHICTNYNNVCRKFPRDMKAMSPENQQYFEKHRWPPVWYLKEEDHYQRARKEREKEDYLHLKRQPKRRWLFWNSPSSASSSAASSASPSSSSAVV from the exons ATGGATTCTGACATGGATTATGAAAGGCCAAATGTAGAGACCATCAAGTGCGTGGTGGTGGGGGACAACGCTGTGGGCAAGACCAGGCTTATCTGTGCCCGGGCCTGCAATGCCACCCTCACCCAGTACCAGCTGCTTGCCACCCACGTGCCCACGGTTTGGGCCATTGACCAGTATCGGGTATGCCAAGAG gTGCTGGAACGTTCCCGAGACGTGGTGGACGATGTGAGCGTGTCTCTCCGCCTCTGGGACACCTTCGGAGACCACCACAAAGACCGGCGCTTTGCTTATGGGAG ATCTGATGTGGTGGTTCTGTGCTTCTCCATTGCCAACCCCAACTCCCTCCACCATGTCAAGACCATGTGGTACCCAGAAATCAAGCACTTCTGCCCCCGAGCACCTGTCATCTTGGTGGGCTGCCAGCTGGACCTGCGTTATGCTGACCTGGACGCTGTCAATAGGGCCAGGAGACCCTTGGCTAG GCCCATCAAGCCCAATGAGATCCTTCCCCCGGAGAAGGGCCGAGAGGTGGCCAAGGAGCTGGGTATCCCCTACTACGAGACGAGTGTGGTGGCGCAGTTCGGTATCAAGGATGTGTTCGACAACGCCATCCGGGCAGCGCTTATCTCCCGCCGGCACCTGCAGTTCTGGAAGTCCCACCTCCGCAATGTGCAGCGGCCCCTGCTGCAGGCGCCTTTCCTGCCCCCCAAGCCGCCGCCCCCGCTCATTGTGGTGCCCGACCCCCCCTCCAGCAGCGAGGAgtgccctgcccacctcctggAGGACCCGCTGTGTGCAGACGTCATCCTTGTGCTTCAGGAGCGGGTGCGCATCTTCGCCCACAAGATCTACCTCTCCACATCCTCCTCCAAGTTCTACGACCTGTTCCTCATGGACCTGAGTGAGGGGGAGCTGGGGGGACCCTCGGGGTCAGGGGGTCCCCGCTCAGAGGACCACCGGGGTCACCCTGAtcaacaccaccaccatcaccaccaccaccaccaccatggccgGGACTTCCTGCTCCGGGCAGCCAGTTTTGACGTGTGTGAGAGTGTGGAGGAGGGCGGGGGCTCTGGGCCTGTTGGGCTCCGGGCATCCACCAGCGACGGGATCTTACGGGGCAATGGGACAGGGTACCTTCCTGGGCGGGGTCGAGTGCTGTCTTCCTGGAGCCGAGCTTTTGTGAGCATCCAGGAAGAGATGACAGAAGACCCACTGACTTATAAATCCcggctgatggtggtggtgaaaaTGGACAACTCCATCCAGCCAGGGCCGTTCCGGGCTGTTCTCAAGTACCTGTACACGGGGGAGCTGGACGAGAACGAGCGAGACCTCATGCACATCGCCCACATCGCTGAGCTGCTTGAGGTCTTTGATCTGCGCATGATGGTGGCCAACATCCTCAACAACGAGGCCTTCATGAACCAGGAGATCACCAAGGCCTTCCATGTCCGCCGAACAAACCGGGTTAAGGAGTGCTTGGCCAAAGGCACCTTCTCAG ATGTGACCTTCATCCTGGATGATGGCACCATCAGCGCCCACAAGCCCCTGTTGATTTCTAGCTGTGACTGGATGGCTGCCATGTTTGGGGGGCCATTTGTGGAGAGTTCCACCAGGGAG GTGGTATTTCCTTACACAAGCAAGAGCTGCATGCGGGCCGTGCTGGAGTACCTGTACACTGGCATGTTCACCTCCAGCCCCGACCTGGACGACATGAAACTCATCATCCTGGCCAACCGCCTCTGCCTGCCACACTTGGTCGCCCTCACAG AGCAGTACACAGTGACTGGGCtgatggaagcaacccagatgatGGTGGACATCGACGGGGACGTCCTTGTGTTCCTGGAACTGGCTCAG TTCCACTGTGCGTACCAGTTGGCTGACTGGTGTCTTCACCACATCTGCACCAACTACAACAATGTGTGTCGCAAGTTCCCCCGAGACATGAAGGCCATGTCCCCAG
- the RHOBTB2 gene encoding rho-related BTB domain-containing protein 2 isoform X1 translates to MDSDMDYERPNVETIKCVVVGDNAVGKTRLICARACNATLTQYQLLATHVPTVWAIDQYRVCQEVLERSRDVVDDVSVSLRLWDTFGDHHKDRRFAYGRSDVVVLCFSIANPNSLHHVKTMWYPEIKHFCPRAPVILVGCQLDLRYADLDAVNRARRPLARPIKPNEILPPEKGREVAKELGIPYYETSVVAQFGIKDVFDNAIRAALISRRHLQFWKSHLRNVQRPLLQAPFLPPKPPPPLIVVPDPPSSSEECPAHLLEDPLCADVILVLQERVRIFAHKIYLSTSSSKFYDLFLMDLSEGELGGPSGSGGPRSEDHRGHPDQHHHHHHHHHHHGRDFLLRAASFDVCESVEEGGGSGPVGLRASTSDGILRGNGTGYLPGRGRVLSSWSRAFVSIQEEMTEDPLTYKSRLMVVVKMDNSIQPGPFRAVLKYLYTGELDENERDLMHIAHIAELLEVFDLRMMVANILNNEAFMNQEITKAFHVRRTNRVKECLAKGTFSDVTFILDDGTISAHKPLLISSCDWMAAMFGGPFVESSTREVVFPYTSKSCMRAVLEYLYTGMFTSSPDLDDMKLIILANRLCLPHLVALTGDRPPAPRGYVYIA, encoded by the exons ATGGATTCTGACATGGATTATGAAAGGCCAAATGTAGAGACCATCAAGTGCGTGGTGGTGGGGGACAACGCTGTGGGCAAGACCAGGCTTATCTGTGCCCGGGCCTGCAATGCCACCCTCACCCAGTACCAGCTGCTTGCCACCCACGTGCCCACGGTTTGGGCCATTGACCAGTATCGGGTATGCCAAGAG gTGCTGGAACGTTCCCGAGACGTGGTGGACGATGTGAGCGTGTCTCTCCGCCTCTGGGACACCTTCGGAGACCACCACAAAGACCGGCGCTTTGCTTATGGGAG ATCTGATGTGGTGGTTCTGTGCTTCTCCATTGCCAACCCCAACTCCCTCCACCATGTCAAGACCATGTGGTACCCAGAAATCAAGCACTTCTGCCCCCGAGCACCTGTCATCTTGGTGGGCTGCCAGCTGGACCTGCGTTATGCTGACCTGGACGCTGTCAATAGGGCCAGGAGACCCTTGGCTAG GCCCATCAAGCCCAATGAGATCCTTCCCCCGGAGAAGGGCCGAGAGGTGGCCAAGGAGCTGGGTATCCCCTACTACGAGACGAGTGTGGTGGCGCAGTTCGGTATCAAGGATGTGTTCGACAACGCCATCCGGGCAGCGCTTATCTCCCGCCGGCACCTGCAGTTCTGGAAGTCCCACCTCCGCAATGTGCAGCGGCCCCTGCTGCAGGCGCCTTTCCTGCCCCCCAAGCCGCCGCCCCCGCTCATTGTGGTGCCCGACCCCCCCTCCAGCAGCGAGGAgtgccctgcccacctcctggAGGACCCGCTGTGTGCAGACGTCATCCTTGTGCTTCAGGAGCGGGTGCGCATCTTCGCCCACAAGATCTACCTCTCCACATCCTCCTCCAAGTTCTACGACCTGTTCCTCATGGACCTGAGTGAGGGGGAGCTGGGGGGACCCTCGGGGTCAGGGGGTCCCCGCTCAGAGGACCACCGGGGTCACCCTGAtcaacaccaccaccatcaccaccaccaccaccaccatggccgGGACTTCCTGCTCCGGGCAGCCAGTTTTGACGTGTGTGAGAGTGTGGAGGAGGGCGGGGGCTCTGGGCCTGTTGGGCTCCGGGCATCCACCAGCGACGGGATCTTACGGGGCAATGGGACAGGGTACCTTCCTGGGCGGGGTCGAGTGCTGTCTTCCTGGAGCCGAGCTTTTGTGAGCATCCAGGAAGAGATGACAGAAGACCCACTGACTTATAAATCCcggctgatggtggtggtgaaaaTGGACAACTCCATCCAGCCAGGGCCGTTCCGGGCTGTTCTCAAGTACCTGTACACGGGGGAGCTGGACGAGAACGAGCGAGACCTCATGCACATCGCCCACATCGCTGAGCTGCTTGAGGTCTTTGATCTGCGCATGATGGTGGCCAACATCCTCAACAACGAGGCCTTCATGAACCAGGAGATCACCAAGGCCTTCCATGTCCGCCGAACAAACCGGGTTAAGGAGTGCTTGGCCAAAGGCACCTTCTCAG ATGTGACCTTCATCCTGGATGATGGCACCATCAGCGCCCACAAGCCCCTGTTGATTTCTAGCTGTGACTGGATGGCTGCCATGTTTGGGGGGCCATTTGTGGAGAGTTCCACCAGGGAG GTGGTATTTCCTTACACAAGCAAGAGCTGCATGCGGGCCGTGCTGGAGTACCTGTACACTGGCATGTTCACCTCCAGCCCCGACCTGGACGACATGAAACTCATCATCCTGGCCAACCGCCTCTGCCTGCCACACTTGGTCGCCCTCACAG GGGACAGGCCGCCAGCACCAAGGGGATACGTTTACATAGCGTGA